The following coding sequences lie in one Halobacteria archaeon AArc-dxtr1 genomic window:
- a CDS encoding TIM barrel protein gives MSDSQQQSTSDRAENSGGSNRRTVLQGIGAAGVAGAVAGKVSADGQSGQFSQAAANVSAQDDDAIPTGSQFWSFASNIDDDSNVNMIELSGENDLHTYEPFSVGPDTDQDEIDDMLDAEEDAGVYMSSAHIGIGDVFDSEEDLVGVFEQFESDDGYPALIDPSYGGTSEWSDEDEVIEWAQECNEAADILADHDMEFGYHNHDWEFTYLDGSDEYGYDLFLEEVEDHVHVQLDVAWCFAGEDRPDPLYYLTEYGDQINSLHMKNWEAADNRSHGSGEMGNGDLTEIHEGDLNMRAIATAARNASDVEYLIYEYDQAPNPEESFEYAGYWLNKINHPWDPAGICAIEDADTHPAKLH, from the coding sequence ATGAGCGACTCACAGCAGCAATCCACGAGCGATCGTGCGGAGAACAGTGGCGGTTCCAACCGACGGACAGTCCTGCAGGGCATCGGTGCGGCCGGTGTCGCAGGTGCGGTTGCGGGTAAGGTCAGCGCTGACGGCCAGTCCGGCCAGTTCAGCCAGGCTGCCGCTAACGTCTCGGCCCAGGATGACGACGCGATCCCAACCGGTTCACAGTTCTGGTCGTTTGCCTCCAACATTGACGACGACTCGAACGTGAACATGATCGAACTGAGCGGGGAGAACGACCTCCACACCTACGAGCCGTTCAGCGTCGGCCCGGACACGGATCAGGACGAGATCGACGACATGCTCGACGCCGAGGAGGACGCTGGCGTCTACATGAGCAGCGCCCACATCGGCATCGGCGACGTCTTCGACTCCGAAGAGGACCTCGTCGGCGTCTTCGAGCAGTTCGAAAGCGACGACGGCTACCCGGCGCTGATCGATCCCTCCTACGGAGGCACCAGCGAGTGGAGCGACGAGGACGAGGTCATCGAGTGGGCCCAGGAGTGTAACGAGGCCGCCGACATCCTGGCCGACCACGACATGGAGTTCGGCTACCACAACCACGACTGGGAGTTCACCTATCTCGACGGCTCCGACGAGTACGGCTACGACCTCTTCCTCGAGGAAGTCGAGGATCACGTTCACGTCCAGCTGGACGTCGCCTGGTGTTTCGCCGGCGAGGACCGACCGGATCCGCTCTACTACCTCACCGAGTACGGTGACCAGATCAACTCCCTCCACATGAAAAACTGGGAGGCAGCTGACAACCGCTCGCACGGTTCGGGTGAGATGGGTAACGGCGACCTCACCGAGATTCACGAGGGCGACCTCAACATGCGCGCGATCGCGACCGCAGCGCGCAACGCCTCCGACGTCGAGTACCTCATCTACGAGTACGATCAGGCTCCGAACCCTGAGGAGTCCTTCGAGTACGCCGGCTACTGGTTGAACAAGATCAACCACCCGTGGGACCCCGCCGGTATCTGCGCGATCGAAGACGCAGACACTCACCCAGCAAAGCTGCACTAA
- a CDS encoding sugar phosphate isomerase/epimerase, which yields MVELAFSTNAYTRFELSDAVRRIGDHEYAGVELLADEPHAYLPEFGDDDREALTTALKESELSVSNINANTTTGYYDDAPPSAFFDPTILTADDEQRAWRVAYTKDAIDLAVAVDSPAICVATGRPEPGNPPEEAREYLLDSLAEITDYAEERGVEVGIEFEPELLVECTDEVLELIDEVDSDALGVNFDVGHAAVYGEDPAESIRRCAGHLTGVHLEDIVGGIRGKHYHRIPGEGDLDFEAVFAALDEIDYDGFATMELYTYPDEPDRAAAAAYDALKKYV from the coding sequence ATGGTAGAACTCGCCTTTTCCACGAACGCGTACACGCGCTTCGAGCTATCCGACGCGGTCAGACGGATCGGCGACCACGAGTACGCGGGCGTAGAACTGCTCGCAGACGAACCTCACGCCTATCTGCCGGAGTTCGGCGACGACGATCGAGAGGCACTCACGACGGCCCTAAAAGAGTCTGAGCTCTCGGTCTCGAACATCAATGCGAACACGACGACGGGCTACTACGACGACGCACCACCCTCAGCCTTCTTCGATCCGACGATTCTCACCGCCGACGACGAGCAACGCGCCTGGCGGGTCGCGTACACGAAAGACGCCATCGACCTCGCAGTGGCCGTCGACTCGCCAGCGATCTGTGTCGCGACCGGCCGTCCGGAGCCCGGGAATCCGCCAGAAGAAGCCCGAGAGTACCTCCTTGACTCGCTTGCGGAGATCACCGACTACGCCGAGGAGCGGGGCGTCGAGGTCGGTATCGAGTTCGAACCAGAGTTGCTCGTCGAGTGTACCGACGAAGTACTCGAACTGATCGACGAGGTCGACAGCGATGCGCTCGGCGTCAACTTCGACGTTGGCCACGCCGCAGTCTACGGGGAAGACCCCGCCGAGAGTATCCGGCGGTGTGCGGGCCACCTGACGGGCGTCCACCTGGAGGACATCGTTGGAGGAATTCGTGGCAAGCACTATCACCGCATTCCCGGCGAGGGCGACCTCGACTTCGAGGCGGTCTTCGCGGCGCTCGACGAGATCGACTACGACGGGTTCGCGACGATGGAACTGTACACCTATCCCGACGAACCTGATCGAGCAGCAGCAGCGGCTTACGACGCGCTCAAAAAGTACGTGTAA
- a CDS encoding cold shock domain-containing protein — translation MAKGNVDFFNDTGGYGFISTDDADDDVFFHMEDVGGPDLEEGTDIEFDIEQAPKGPRATNVQRL, via the coding sequence ATGGCGAAAGGAAACGTTGATTTCTTCAACGACACAGGCGGCTACGGTTTCATTTCGACGGACGACGCGGACGATGACGTTTTCTTCCACATGGAAGACGTCGGCGGCCCGGACCTCGAAGAAGGCACGGACATTGAGTTCGACATCGAGCAGGCCCCCAAGGGCCCACGCGCGACGAACGTCCAGCGCCTCTAA
- the argS gene encoding arginine--tRNA ligase, which produces MFRSVRTEVEDAIEEALSTLEFPTGDLGIEEPPDDVDSVLASSVAFRLASEAGAPPPQVAAQLADEIDPDDLTYVSSIETQGPYLNFLPSEAYFAGTLERAVDEDYGHLEDRGESVVVEHTSANPTGPVHVGRARNPIIGDAVSNLLDAAGYDVARHYYVNDAGRQMAVFAWAYETFDEDDIADEPERDRIEYDLVRYYRHGNAFLENGPDEEVAAAEAEIESIMQGLEAGDEAAYERVGEVVDQVLSGMKDCLARLPAEFDEFVKETQFMRNGDTDDLVARLKALDEAVYEEDAWQLDLEEAGIDKNLVFLRSDGTSLYATRDLAHHEWKFDNFDRAVTVLGEDHKLQARQVRTALELLGNDTDPLEQVLYSYVNLPEGKMSTRRGTGVDLDDLLDEAIERARDEVEDRLDDRIRDDDLDDDDIERIAHQVGIGAVRYDVVSKQPTKAITFEWDRALDFEAQSAPYVQYVHARCCGILEEAGLDPERDLHHQDVDLDAIDATALATDAERDLLETIARYPAVVESAATDLQPHRIATYTREFAEAFNAFYRECPVLADDVDAELREARLALVGASRHTIANALSVLGVAAPRSM; this is translated from the coding sequence ATGTTCCGTTCTGTTCGCACAGAGGTCGAAGACGCCATTGAGGAGGCGCTCTCGACCCTCGAGTTTCCGACCGGAGATCTCGGAATCGAGGAACCGCCCGACGACGTCGACAGCGTACTGGCCTCGAGCGTCGCCTTCCGGCTGGCCAGCGAGGCTGGCGCGCCGCCGCCCCAGGTCGCTGCCCAGCTAGCAGACGAGATCGACCCCGACGACCTGACTTACGTCTCGAGCATCGAGACCCAGGGTCCCTACCTCAACTTCCTGCCGAGCGAGGCCTACTTCGCGGGCACGCTCGAACGCGCCGTCGACGAGGACTACGGTCACCTCGAGGACCGCGGCGAGTCGGTCGTTGTCGAGCACACCAGCGCGAACCCGACCGGGCCGGTCCACGTTGGTCGAGCCCGCAACCCGATCATCGGCGACGCTGTCTCGAACCTGCTCGACGCCGCGGGTTACGACGTCGCCCGCCACTACTACGTTAACGACGCCGGTCGGCAGATGGCGGTCTTCGCCTGGGCCTATGAGACGTTCGACGAGGACGACATCGCAGACGAGCCCGAACGCGACCGTATCGAGTACGATCTCGTTCGGTACTACCGTCACGGGAATGCCTTCCTCGAGAACGGTCCCGACGAGGAGGTCGCCGCAGCCGAAGCCGAGATCGAGTCCATCATGCAGGGGTTAGAAGCCGGCGACGAGGCCGCCTACGAGCGCGTTGGCGAGGTCGTCGACCAGGTCCTCTCGGGAATGAAAGACTGTCTCGCCCGTCTGCCCGCCGAGTTCGACGAGTTCGTCAAAGAGACGCAATTTATGCGAAACGGCGACACTGATGACCTCGTCGCTCGTCTCAAAGCGCTCGACGAGGCCGTCTACGAGGAAGACGCCTGGCAGCTCGACCTCGAGGAAGCGGGTATCGACAAGAACCTCGTCTTCCTGCGCTCCGATGGTACCTCGCTGTACGCGACGCGGGACCTCGCCCACCACGAGTGGAAGTTCGACAACTTCGATCGCGCCGTGACCGTCCTCGGAGAGGACCACAAGCTCCAGGCCCGGCAGGTTCGCACCGCACTCGAACTGCTCGGCAACGACACCGATCCTCTCGAACAGGTGCTCTACTCCTACGTCAACCTCCCGGAGGGAAAGATGAGCACCCGCCGGGGTACCGGCGTCGATCTGGACGACCTGCTCGACGAGGCGATCGAACGCGCACGAGACGAGGTCGAAGATCGCCTCGACGACCGAATTCGGGACGACGATCTCGACGACGACGACATCGAGCGCATCGCCCACCAGGTCGGCATCGGCGCCGTCAGATACGACGTCGTCTCGAAACAGCCCACCAAGGCGATCACCTTCGAGTGGGACCGCGCATTAGACTTCGAGGCACAGTCCGCGCCGTACGTCCAGTACGTCCACGCGCGCTGTTGTGGCATTTTAGAGGAAGCCGGGCTCGACCCCGAGCGCGATCTCCACCATCAGGACGTCGACCTCGACGCGATCGATGCGACGGCCCTCGCAACCGACGCCGAGCGCGATCTCCTCGAAACGATCGCACGCTATCCCGCCGTCGTCGAGTCCGCTGCTACCGATCTCCAACCACACCGCATCGCGACGTACACGCGCGAGTTCGCCGAGGCGTTCAACGCCTTCTATCGCGAGTGTCCGGTTCTCGCCGACGACGTCGACGCGGAGCTCCGCGAGGCCCGCCTTGCGCTCGTGGGGGCGTCCCGGCACACGATCGCGAACGCGTTGTCGGTGCTCGGCGTCGCTGCGCCGCGCTCGATGTGA